The Vigna radiata var. radiata cultivar VC1973A unplaced genomic scaffold, Vradiata_ver6 scaffold_122, whole genome shotgun sequence genome window below encodes:
- the LOC106753004 gene encoding scarecrow-like protein 6 isoform X2, translating to MKAMPFPFEEFQGKGVLDFSSGSDSFSLLLHHPQAKWTIDKEDYCYVGSTEPTSVLDSRRSPNSSTMSSSLGSSNTISKGGSGGSTNNTTCYTPTLSQNPPQTALETSTEKCGVRMEDWESQDQSILRLIMADAEDPSVGLSKLFQGSGCGSQQTVDFNAGFGVVDQGLNMQQVIGEVDEKPQVINPQFELNQTQVQFSENPSLFVPMMYPQLQEQQVFSQHPAKRHVFEPAGYSYQAPRMPLLDSGQEMFGRRQQTQLPLFPHHMPPQIVPSAKPQKASSTGEDASHQLQQAIFDQLYKTAELIEAGNPVHAQGILARLNHQLSPIGTPFQRAAFYMKEALLSLLYSNPHNVLAFSPITSIFKIGAYKSFSEISPIIQFANFTSNQAIIEALERFDRIHIIDFDIGFGVQWSSFMQALAMRSNGVPSLKITAIVSPLSYDEFELNVTQEKLNQYAKDINMSFELNVLSIESLSSPSCPLSVQYYDNEATAVNMPLSCFTNYPTLFPLVLRFVKQLRPKVVVTLDRNCDQLDAPFSTNIVHALHCYSALLESLDAVNVNLDVLQKIEKHFILPSLKKTITCPLRSQEKLPTWRNMFLQYGFSPFTFSNFTEAQAECLVQKAPVRGFQLERKHSSLVLCWQRKELITVSTWRC from the exons ATGAAGGCCATGCCCTTTCCTTTTGAGGAGTTTCAAGGGAAGGGAGTGTTGGATTTTTCTTCAGGCTCAGATtcattttcattgcttttgcATCATCCACAAGCAAAGTGGACCATAGACAAAGAGGATTATTGCTATGTGGGCAGCACTGAGCCCACCTCAGTTCTTGATTCCAGAAGAAGCCCAAACTCTTCCACCATGTCCTCTTCCCTTGGCAGCAGCAACACCATCAGCAAGGGTGGCAGTGGTGGTTCAACCAATAACACCACTTGTTACACCCCAACCCTTTCTCAGAACCCTCCTCAGACAGCATTGGAAACCAGCACAGAAAAATGTGGAGTGAGAATGGAGGATTGGGAGAGTCAAGATCAATCCATTCTGAGACTAATCATGGCAGATGCTGAAGACCCTTCTGTAGGTTTGAGCAAGCTCTTCCAGGGCAGTGGCTGTGGCTCTCAGCAAACCGTTGATTTCAATGCAGGTTTTGGTGTTGTGGATCAAGGGTTGAATATG CAGCAAGTGATTGGAGAGGTGGATGAGAAGCCTCAAGTCATTAATCCCCAGTTTGAGTTAAACCAGACTCAAGTTCAATTCTCTGAGAACCCATCTTTATTTGTGCCAATGATGTACCCCCAATTGCAAGAACAGCAAGTTTTCTCTCAGCATCCAGCAAAACGCCATGTTTTTGAGCCTGCTGGGTACAGTTATCAGGCTCCAAGGATGCCCCTTTTGGATTCTGGGCAAGAGATGTTTGGCAGGAGGCAACAAACACAGCTTCCATTGTTTCCTCATCACATGCCACCACAGATTGTGCCATCTGCTAAACCGCAGAAGGCTAGTTCCACCGGAGAAGATGCAAGCCACCAGCTTCAGCAGGCTATATTTGACCAGTTATACAAAACTGCTGAGCTGATAGAAGCTGGGAATCCGGTTCATGCGCAAGGGATATTGGCGCGGCTCAATCACCAGCTCTCCCCAATTGGTACGCCTTTTCAGAGGGCTGCTTTCTATATGAAGGAGGCCTTGTTGTCTCTGCTTTATTCAAATCCTCACAATGTCTTGGCTTTCTCACCCATCACTTCCATTTTCAAAATCGGAGCATACAAGTCCTTTTCTGAGATATCACCTATCATTCAGTTTGCCAACTTCACCAGTAACCAAGCCATCATTGAAGCCTTGGAAAGGTTTGATCGTATCCACATTATAGATTTTGATATTGGGTTTGGAGTCCAATGGTCTTCTTTCATGCAAGCACTTGCCATGAGGAGTAATGGTGTGCCTTCCCTCAAAATCACAGCCATTGTGTCACCCCTCTCTTATGATGAGTTTGAGCTCAATGTGACTCAAGAAAAGTTAAATCAATACGCCAAAGACATCAACATGTCTTTTGAGCTCAATGTCTTAAGCATTGAGTCATTGAGCTCTCCTTCATGTCCACTCTCTGTTCAGTACTATGATAATGAAGCAACTGCTGTGAACATGCCACTTTCCTGTTTCACAAACTACCCTACATTGTTTCCCTTAGTCCTTCGCTTTGTGAAGCAGCTTAGGCCAAAAGTGGTAGTCACTCTTGATAGGAATTGTGACCAATTGGATGCACCATTTTCCACCAATATAGTCCATGCTCTTCATTGTTACTCAGCCTTGCTTGAATCACTTGATGCTGTGAATGTCAACCTCGATGTCCTCCAAAAGATTGAAAAGCATTTCATCTTACCATCCCTTAAGAAAACCATAACATGTCCCCTTCGTTCACAAGAAAAACTTCCTACTTGGAGGAACATGTTTCTTCAATATGGCTTCTCTCCATTCACATTTAGCAACTTCACAGAAGCTCAAGCTGAGTGTTTGGTGCAGAAGGCACCTGTTAGGGGATTCCAATTGGAGAGAAAGCACTCATCTCTTGTTCTTTGCTGGCAGAGGAAAGAACTCATCACAGTTTCAACTTGGAGATGCTGA
- the LOC106753004 gene encoding scarecrow-like protein 6 isoform X1, whose product MKAMPFPFEEFQGKGVLDFSSGSDSFSLLLHHPQAKWTIDKEDYCYVGSTEPTSVLDSRRSPNSSTMSSSLGSSNTISKGGSGGSTNNTTCYTPTLSQNPPQTALETSTEKCGVRMEDWESQDQSILRLIMADAEDPSVGLSKLFQGSGCGSQQTVDFNAGFGVVDQGLNMVSIVDPSGNYPGFPFIAENIDGHNGNKTGSLSVGESMFSVSGNNSLLFSTSPGGFNSQQQVIGEVDEKPQVINPQFELNQTQVQFSENPSLFVPMMYPQLQEQQVFSQHPAKRHVFEPAGYSYQAPRMPLLDSGQEMFGRRQQTQLPLFPHHMPPQIVPSAKPQKASSTGEDASHQLQQAIFDQLYKTAELIEAGNPVHAQGILARLNHQLSPIGTPFQRAAFYMKEALLSLLYSNPHNVLAFSPITSIFKIGAYKSFSEISPIIQFANFTSNQAIIEALERFDRIHIIDFDIGFGVQWSSFMQALAMRSNGVPSLKITAIVSPLSYDEFELNVTQEKLNQYAKDINMSFELNVLSIESLSSPSCPLSVQYYDNEATAVNMPLSCFTNYPTLFPLVLRFVKQLRPKVVVTLDRNCDQLDAPFSTNIVHALHCYSALLESLDAVNVNLDVLQKIEKHFILPSLKKTITCPLRSQEKLPTWRNMFLQYGFSPFTFSNFTEAQAECLVQKAPVRGFQLERKHSSLVLCWQRKELITVSTWRC is encoded by the coding sequence ATGAAGGCCATGCCCTTTCCTTTTGAGGAGTTTCAAGGGAAGGGAGTGTTGGATTTTTCTTCAGGCTCAGATtcattttcattgcttttgcATCATCCACAAGCAAAGTGGACCATAGACAAAGAGGATTATTGCTATGTGGGCAGCACTGAGCCCACCTCAGTTCTTGATTCCAGAAGAAGCCCAAACTCTTCCACCATGTCCTCTTCCCTTGGCAGCAGCAACACCATCAGCAAGGGTGGCAGTGGTGGTTCAACCAATAACACCACTTGTTACACCCCAACCCTTTCTCAGAACCCTCCTCAGACAGCATTGGAAACCAGCACAGAAAAATGTGGAGTGAGAATGGAGGATTGGGAGAGTCAAGATCAATCCATTCTGAGACTAATCATGGCAGATGCTGAAGACCCTTCTGTAGGTTTGAGCAAGCTCTTCCAGGGCAGTGGCTGTGGCTCTCAGCAAACCGTTGATTTCAATGCAGGTTTTGGTGTTGTGGATCAAGGGTTGAATATGGTAAGTATTGTTGATCCTTCAGGGAATTACCCTGGTTTCCCTTTTATTGCTGAAAATATAGATGGCCATAATGGTAATAAGACTGGTTCTTTGTCTGTTGGAGAATCCATGTTTTCTGTTTCTGGTAACAATTCTCTGTTGTTCTCAACATCTCCTGGTGGGTTTAACTCTCAGCAGCAAGTGATTGGAGAGGTGGATGAGAAGCCTCAAGTCATTAATCCCCAGTTTGAGTTAAACCAGACTCAAGTTCAATTCTCTGAGAACCCATCTTTATTTGTGCCAATGATGTACCCCCAATTGCAAGAACAGCAAGTTTTCTCTCAGCATCCAGCAAAACGCCATGTTTTTGAGCCTGCTGGGTACAGTTATCAGGCTCCAAGGATGCCCCTTTTGGATTCTGGGCAAGAGATGTTTGGCAGGAGGCAACAAACACAGCTTCCATTGTTTCCTCATCACATGCCACCACAGATTGTGCCATCTGCTAAACCGCAGAAGGCTAGTTCCACCGGAGAAGATGCAAGCCACCAGCTTCAGCAGGCTATATTTGACCAGTTATACAAAACTGCTGAGCTGATAGAAGCTGGGAATCCGGTTCATGCGCAAGGGATATTGGCGCGGCTCAATCACCAGCTCTCCCCAATTGGTACGCCTTTTCAGAGGGCTGCTTTCTATATGAAGGAGGCCTTGTTGTCTCTGCTTTATTCAAATCCTCACAATGTCTTGGCTTTCTCACCCATCACTTCCATTTTCAAAATCGGAGCATACAAGTCCTTTTCTGAGATATCACCTATCATTCAGTTTGCCAACTTCACCAGTAACCAAGCCATCATTGAAGCCTTGGAAAGGTTTGATCGTATCCACATTATAGATTTTGATATTGGGTTTGGAGTCCAATGGTCTTCTTTCATGCAAGCACTTGCCATGAGGAGTAATGGTGTGCCTTCCCTCAAAATCACAGCCATTGTGTCACCCCTCTCTTATGATGAGTTTGAGCTCAATGTGACTCAAGAAAAGTTAAATCAATACGCCAAAGACATCAACATGTCTTTTGAGCTCAATGTCTTAAGCATTGAGTCATTGAGCTCTCCTTCATGTCCACTCTCTGTTCAGTACTATGATAATGAAGCAACTGCTGTGAACATGCCACTTTCCTGTTTCACAAACTACCCTACATTGTTTCCCTTAGTCCTTCGCTTTGTGAAGCAGCTTAGGCCAAAAGTGGTAGTCACTCTTGATAGGAATTGTGACCAATTGGATGCACCATTTTCCACCAATATAGTCCATGCTCTTCATTGTTACTCAGCCTTGCTTGAATCACTTGATGCTGTGAATGTCAACCTCGATGTCCTCCAAAAGATTGAAAAGCATTTCATCTTACCATCCCTTAAGAAAACCATAACATGTCCCCTTCGTTCACAAGAAAAACTTCCTACTTGGAGGAACATGTTTCTTCAATATGGCTTCTCTCCATTCACATTTAGCAACTTCACAGAAGCTCAAGCTGAGTGTTTGGTGCAGAAGGCACCTGTTAGGGGATTCCAATTGGAGAGAAAGCACTCATCTCTTGTTCTTTGCTGGCAGAGGAAAGAACTCATCACAGTTTCAACTTGGAGATGCTGA